A single genomic interval of Thermovirga sp. harbors:
- the ispF gene encoding 2-C-methyl-D-erythritol 2,4-cyclodiphosphate synthase: MRGWSFLIVAAGMGQRFGGSPKQFEELGGRPLWEWSARTALELKDAGVNQVVLVAPPGMELLFEKVDAGFRGKLDLDIVVGGKTRQDSVLRGLEASREEMVMIHDAARPFTSVELCQRLMVKAVERGSAIPVLPVTDALKLTKEGVITGSMPRDGLVATQTPQVYRRDEIKNALEETRGKINDEAEAWLASGRELGWVMGDPLNFKITFREDLEMARRIARGTTVEKTGLGFDVHPLAPGIPLVLGGIRIPFPLGLSGHSDGDLLCHAVADAILGAAGLPDIGTLFPPSEERFRGMRSLDLLEEAVEMLRQAGYRVLSLDVVVNAQVPRLASLHGQIRDSLSGVLFRGREGRVSLKFKSGERTGDVGRGEAMRCWALARISRKEGVPGSLLDPEDGDCKREEKQLPNEGSFV, translated from the coding sequence ATGAGAGGATGGTCCTTCCTTATCGTGGCCGCCGGCATGGGGCAACGATTTGGAGGATCTCCAAAGCAGTTCGAGGAACTGGGGGGGAGACCCCTCTGGGAATGGTCCGCCAGGACCGCCCTGGAGTTGAAAGACGCCGGGGTGAACCAGGTGGTACTCGTCGCACCCCCCGGAATGGAACTCCTTTTCGAAAAAGTGGACGCGGGGTTTCGAGGCAAATTGGACCTGGACATCGTAGTCGGCGGAAAGACAAGACAGGACTCCGTCCTCAGGGGACTCGAGGCCTCGAGAGAAGAGATGGTGATGATCCACGATGCCGCCCGTCCCTTCACCTCGGTGGAGTTATGCCAACGCCTCATGGTCAAGGCTGTCGAGAGGGGTTCAGCCATCCCGGTTCTGCCGGTGACGGATGCCCTTAAACTGACCAAGGAAGGCGTCATCACCGGGAGCATGCCCCGCGATGGTCTCGTAGCAACCCAAACCCCCCAGGTTTACCGCCGGGATGAGATTAAAAACGCACTGGAAGAGACCCGGGGCAAGATCAATGATGAAGCCGAAGCCTGGCTGGCTTCCGGGCGGGAGCTAGGCTGGGTCATGGGCGACCCCCTGAACTTCAAGATCACGTTCAGGGAAGACCTGGAAATGGCTCGCAGGATCGCAAGAGGCACCACGGTCGAGAAAACAGGCCTGGGATTCGATGTCCACCCGCTCGCTCCAGGGATACCCCTGGTGCTCGGGGGAATCAGGATTCCCTTTCCGTTGGGGCTCTCGGGCCACTCCGACGGCGATCTTCTTTGCCACGCCGTGGCCGACGCCATCCTCGGAGCAGCGGGGCTGCCCGACATAGGTACCCTGTTCCCCCCGTCGGAAGAGCGTTTCAGGGGTATGCGGAGCCTTGACCTTCTCGAAGAGGCCGTGGAGATGCTTCGCCAGGCGGGTTACAGGGTTTTGTCGTTGGATGTCGTCGTCAACGCCCAGGTGCCGCGACTTGCGTCTCTGCACGGTCAAATCCGTGACAGCCTTTCAGGGGTCCTTTTCAGGGGGAGAGAGGGTAGGGTCTCCCTCAAGTTCAAATCGGGTGAAAGGACGGGGGATGTCGGAAGGGGAGAGGCGATGAGGTGCTGGGCTCTTGCCCGCATTTCCCGCAAAGAAGGAGTCCCCGGGTCGCTGTTGGATCCGGAAGATGGGGATTGTAAAAGGGAAGAAAAACAGTTGCCCAACGAGGGGTCTTTCGTATAG
- the recR gene encoding recombination protein RecR has translation MPISEPVERLMKLFSRFPGVGDKTARRFALFLLQQPGEFSDELASTISLMRENTFFCSICGNLTTEDPCPVCSDPFRDRGVLCVLESVEDMLSLEQAGVFSGLYFILGGRVSPMDGEDLPPEKLARLGKYVQEGGFREVIIATNPSVEGDLTFYAVLDLLKSMEPRITRLAFGLPLGGTIGYADRVTLHASIESRVDVSRYEK, from the coding sequence TTGCCGATTTCAGAACCCGTCGAAAGGCTGATGAAGCTCTTTTCCCGCTTCCCCGGCGTAGGGGACAAGACCGCCAGGAGGTTTGCCCTTTTTCTCCTGCAACAGCCCGGAGAGTTCTCCGATGAACTGGCGTCCACCATTTCCCTCATGCGGGAGAACACCTTTTTCTGCTCGATCTGCGGCAACTTGACCACCGAGGATCCCTGCCCCGTCTGTTCCGACCCCTTCCGTGACAGGGGCGTCCTTTGCGTCCTCGAGAGCGTCGAGGACATGCTCTCCCTGGAGCAGGCCGGAGTTTTTTCAGGGCTTTATTTTATCCTCGGCGGCAGGGTTTCTCCCATGGACGGAGAGGACCTGCCACCGGAGAAGTTGGCCAGGCTTGGAAAATACGTGCAGGAAGGAGGCTTCAGGGAGGTTATTATCGCGACGAACCCGAGCGTCGAGGGGGATCTGACCTTTTACGCCGTCCTTGACTTGCTGAAGTCAATGGAGCCAAGGATAACCAGGCTCGCCTTCGGTTTGCCCCTCGGGGGGACCATTGGTTACGCCGACCGGGTTACCCTGCACGCCTCAATAGAGTCGAGGGTCGATGTAAGCCGGTACGAAAAATAA
- a CDS encoding TRAM domain-containing protein — MADGIVKLMLYLARAIFIFLGGVAGYQVVRIAVLQEWWPKGAFHFSFIPFFFGVLLFALIGYLITPFFVRLLGFIALSFEKNLETLSWHDISVALAGLIAGLIVANLAALPFADLPVVGSYMAVLLNVVLGYLGATLFLKRKEEIHGMWSSIGGLKQRFSIRGKRTKESGDNNLTELAIEPGNERPAVKLLDTSVIIDGRILEIAATGFLEGPFILPRFILNELQAIADSSDPTRRTKGRRGLDIINELRQLSEVTVQILEVTLKDFDVGSVDEGLVDLAKEINAKVITTDYNLNKIAQIQGVSVLNVNELANAMKPTLLPGESITVDVLREGKEPQQGVGYLDDGTMIVVENGEDYIGKRVEVVVTSMLQTSAGRMVFGRIRKEVRP, encoded by the coding sequence ATGGCCGATGGAATAGTTAAACTGATGCTTTACCTGGCAAGGGCAATCTTCATCTTCCTTGGCGGTGTGGCGGGCTACCAGGTGGTCAGGATAGCTGTTTTGCAGGAATGGTGGCCGAAGGGAGCCTTTCACTTTTCGTTTATTCCCTTTTTTTTCGGAGTATTACTTTTTGCCCTTATAGGTTATCTGATAACACCGTTTTTCGTGAGATTACTCGGCTTTATAGCATTATCCTTTGAAAAGAACCTTGAAACCCTCAGTTGGCACGATATCTCCGTCGCCCTGGCCGGCCTGATCGCCGGCCTCATCGTGGCCAACCTGGCCGCCCTTCCCTTTGCCGACCTGCCCGTTGTCGGCAGTTACATGGCGGTGCTGCTCAATGTCGTTCTCGGTTACCTGGGAGCCACCCTCTTCCTGAAAAGAAAGGAAGAGATCCACGGAATGTGGAGCTCGATAGGAGGTTTGAAGCAGCGTTTCAGTATCAGGGGCAAAAGGACGAAAGAAAGCGGGGATAACAACCTCACGGAGTTGGCCATCGAGCCTGGTAATGAAAGACCTGCCGTCAAGCTCCTGGACACGAGCGTCATCATCGATGGGAGGATACTGGAGATTGCGGCGACGGGTTTCCTCGAAGGACCCTTCATCCTTCCCAGGTTCATCTTGAACGAGCTCCAGGCCATCGCGGATTCCTCGGATCCTACCAGGAGGACCAAGGGAAGAAGGGGGCTCGACATCATCAACGAACTGCGGCAGCTCTCCGAAGTCACCGTCCAGATCCTGGAAGTGACCCTGAAGGATTTCGATGTGGGTTCCGTCGATGAAGGCCTGGTAGACCTGGCCAAGGAAATAAACGCCAAGGTTATCACCACCGATTACAATTTAAACAAGATCGCCCAGATCCAGGGTGTCAGCGTCCTCAACGTCAACGAACTGGCCAACGCCATGAAACCCACGCTGCTCCCCGGGGAATCCATTACCGTCGATGTCCTGCGCGAGGGCAAGGAACCCCAGCAGGGAGTGGGTTACCTCGATGACGGGACCATGATCGTCGTTGAGAACGGCGAGGACTACATAGGGAAAAGGGTAGAGGTGGTAGTGACATCGATGCTCCAGACATCGGCGGGCAGGATGGTCTTCGGCAGGATCAGGAAAGAGGTGCGCCCATGA